A single genomic interval of Marmota flaviventris isolate mMarFla1 chromosome 14, mMarFla1.hap1, whole genome shotgun sequence harbors:
- the Cmpk2 gene encoding UMP-CMP kinase 2, mitochondrial isoform X2, which produces MAFAGRPRAPLLLWLLSGRLRAWRGLCALAMARPRCFALELRDCTLAHFALGAEGSDARPDPRLAELLGPPGRSYSLCVPAAADGDCGARVQAARVHQNLQRQLRSDPFQRCQLHRLLCYCPGSQAQGMQHGFLLRDPCDCLETRRALLELLGRVQEAERPHLGEFEADSQGVLWQRVWVLQESGQLQVGCARVLPTLEPPLHPVVPHLLSSVVFRDLDTARAILETCTSSIPEAQAVLDVVDKCPRQVQRGKFPVIAIEGLDATGKTTVTQAVSKSLRAVLLHSPPSCIGQWRKTFDDEPTIIKRAFYSLGNYIVASEIAKASAKSPVIVDRFWHSTATYGIATELSGGLQHLPPAHHPVYQWPGDLLKPDLVLLLTVSPEERAQRLRDRGLEQTREEAELEANSVFRQKVEVSYRRMENPGCLEVDASPSREKVLQTVLGLIRNTFQDL; this is translated from the exons ATGGCCTTTGCCGGGCGCCCGCGCGCCCCACTGCTGCTCTGGCTGCTCTCAGGGCGGCTGCGCGCCTGGCGCGGGCTCTGCGCTCTGGCCATGGCTCGGCCGCGCTGCTTCGCTCTGGAGCTGAGGGACTGCACTTTAGCTCACTTCGCTCTGGGCGCGGAGGGCTCCGATGCACGGCCTGACCCCCGCCTGGCTGAGCTGCTGGGGCCTCCGGGGCGCAGCTACTCGCTGTGTGTGCCGGCGGCCGCGGACGGCGACTGCGGGGCCCGAGTCCAAGCGGCTCGGGTGCACCAGAACCTGCAGCGCCAGCTGCGCAGTGACCCCTTCCAGCGGTGCCAGCTGCACAGGCTGCTCTGCTACTGCCCAGGCAGCCAGGCCCAAGGCATGCAGCACGGCTTCCTGCTGCGCGACCCCTGTGACTGCCTGGAAACCCGGCGCGCTCTGCTAGAACTGCTGGGCAGAGTCCAGGAGGCTGAGCGTCCGCACCTGGGAGAGTTTGAGGCCGACTCGCAAGGTGTACTGTGGCAGCGAGTCTGGGTACTGCAGGAGAGTGGGCAGCTGCAGGTGGGCTGCGCACGCGTCCTACCCACCTTGGAGCCCCCGCTGCATCCAGTGGTGCCCCACCTCCTCAGCTCGGTGGTCTTCCGGGACCTGGACACTGCCAGGGCTATTTTAGAGAcg TGTACGTCCTCTATTCCGGAAGCCCAGGCAGTTCTTGATGTGGTTGACAAGTGCCCAAGGCAGGTCCAAAGAGGAAAGTTCCCAGTCATTGCCATCGAAGGACTGGATGCCACTG GTAAGACCACGGTGACCCAGGCAGTCTCCAAGTCTCTCAGGGCTGTCCTCTTACACTCACCACCCTCTTGCATTGGCCAGTGGAGGAAAACCTTTGATGATGAACCAACTATTATTAAAAGAGCATTTTACTCTTTGGGCAATTACATTGTGGCTTCTGAAATAGCTAAGGCATCTGCCAAGTCTCCTGTGATCGTAGACAG GTTCTGGCACAGCACAGCCACCTATGGCATAGCCACTGAGTTGAGTGGGGGTCTGCAGCACCTGCCTCCTGCCCACCACCCCGTATACCAGTGGCCAGGGGACCTGCTCAAGCCTGACCTCGTCCTGCTGCTCACCGTGAGTCCTGAGGAGAGGGCACAGAGGCTGCGGGACCGGGGCCTGGAGCAGACCAGAGAAGAGGCTGAACTTGAGGCCAACAGCGTATTTCGTCAGAA
- the Cmpk2 gene encoding UMP-CMP kinase 2, mitochondrial isoform X1, translated as MAFAGRPRAPLLLWLLSGRLRAWRGLCALAMARPRCFALELRDCTLAHFALGAEGSDARPDPRLAELLGPPGRSYSLCVPAAADGDCGARVQAARVHQNLQRQLRSDPFQRCQLHRLLCYCPGSQAQGMQHGFLLRDPCDCLETRRALLELLGRVQEAERPHLGEFEADSQGVLWQRVWVLQESGQLQVGCARVLPTLEPPLHPVVPHLLSSVVFRDLDTARAILETCTSSIPEAQAVLDVVDKCPRQVQRGKFPVIAIEGLDATGKTTVTQAVSKSLRAVLLHSPPSCIGQWRKTFDDEPTIIKRAFYSLGNYIVASEIAKASAKSPVIVDRFWHSTATYGIATELSGGLQHLPPAHHPVYQWPGDLLKPDLVLLLTVSPEERAQRLRDRGLEQTREEAELEANSVFRQNRGSALSCVRPRGQAPYRGATAKSPRTGDQTMPLVLAVPGTARAWGGGVLPTDGESRLPRG; from the exons ATGGCCTTTGCCGGGCGCCCGCGCGCCCCACTGCTGCTCTGGCTGCTCTCAGGGCGGCTGCGCGCCTGGCGCGGGCTCTGCGCTCTGGCCATGGCTCGGCCGCGCTGCTTCGCTCTGGAGCTGAGGGACTGCACTTTAGCTCACTTCGCTCTGGGCGCGGAGGGCTCCGATGCACGGCCTGACCCCCGCCTGGCTGAGCTGCTGGGGCCTCCGGGGCGCAGCTACTCGCTGTGTGTGCCGGCGGCCGCGGACGGCGACTGCGGGGCCCGAGTCCAAGCGGCTCGGGTGCACCAGAACCTGCAGCGCCAGCTGCGCAGTGACCCCTTCCAGCGGTGCCAGCTGCACAGGCTGCTCTGCTACTGCCCAGGCAGCCAGGCCCAAGGCATGCAGCACGGCTTCCTGCTGCGCGACCCCTGTGACTGCCTGGAAACCCGGCGCGCTCTGCTAGAACTGCTGGGCAGAGTCCAGGAGGCTGAGCGTCCGCACCTGGGAGAGTTTGAGGCCGACTCGCAAGGTGTACTGTGGCAGCGAGTCTGGGTACTGCAGGAGAGTGGGCAGCTGCAGGTGGGCTGCGCACGCGTCCTACCCACCTTGGAGCCCCCGCTGCATCCAGTGGTGCCCCACCTCCTCAGCTCGGTGGTCTTCCGGGACCTGGACACTGCCAGGGCTATTTTAGAGAcg TGTACGTCCTCTATTCCGGAAGCCCAGGCAGTTCTTGATGTGGTTGACAAGTGCCCAAGGCAGGTCCAAAGAGGAAAGTTCCCAGTCATTGCCATCGAAGGACTGGATGCCACTG GTAAGACCACGGTGACCCAGGCAGTCTCCAAGTCTCTCAGGGCTGTCCTCTTACACTCACCACCCTCTTGCATTGGCCAGTGGAGGAAAACCTTTGATGATGAACCAACTATTATTAAAAGAGCATTTTACTCTTTGGGCAATTACATTGTGGCTTCTGAAATAGCTAAGGCATCTGCCAAGTCTCCTGTGATCGTAGACAG GTTCTGGCACAGCACAGCCACCTATGGCATAGCCACTGAGTTGAGTGGGGGTCTGCAGCACCTGCCTCCTGCCCACCACCCCGTATACCAGTGGCCAGGGGACCTGCTCAAGCCTGACCTCGTCCTGCTGCTCACCGTGAGTCCTGAGGAGAGGGCACAGAGGCTGCGGGACCGGGGCCTGGAGCAGACCAGAGAAGAGGCTGAACTTGAGGCCAACAGCGTATTTCGTCAGAA TAGAGGCAGTGCCCTGAGCTGCGTCAGGCCCCGTGGGCAGGCCCCGTACCGTGGGGCTACAGCTAAAAGTCCACGGACTGGAGATCAGACCATGCCGCTTGTCCTGGCTGTGCCAGGAACAGCACGAGCCTGG